A window of Pedobacter lusitanus contains these coding sequences:
- a CDS encoding L-serine ammonia-lyase encodes MHREQISVFDIFKIGIGPSSSHTLGPWRAAQQFTASLASKHLLDSVEQIKILLYGSLAKTGHGHGTDIAILLGMVGADPVTFDVNAIDSTIEAIKTGQQLSLAGSHQISFNYTDDLIFLYHESLPFHPNAVTFQAFLSNGTAFSETYYSIGGGFVVKEGETGGDKEQVELPFPVEIAGDLLHWCLTTGLKVSEVVMENELMWRTEAETKHGILQHFKVMKECTFRGCHTGGFLPGGLNVGRRATALNKRLIGNRPYTDYESWIQAIRAGGNGFNYTLDWVSCFALAVNEENASFGRVVTAPTNGAAGVIPAVLQYYIAFCDGFDEEKIIQFIACASEIGSIFKKGATISAAMGGCQAEIGVSSAMAAAALTECMGGSQRQVMMAAEIAMEHHLGLTCDPIGGLVQIPCIERNTMGAIKAITASQLALQSNPDKAKVSLGAVVNTMWETALDMNSKYKETSDGGLATNIPISLPEC; translated from the coding sequence ATGCATAGAGAACAAATCTCCGTATTCGATATTTTTAAAATCGGGATAGGCCCGTCAAGTTCACACACTCTTGGTCCCTGGAGGGCCGCTCAGCAGTTTACTGCTTCCTTAGCCAGTAAGCATTTGCTGGATAGTGTAGAACAGATAAAAATATTGCTTTATGGTTCTCTTGCCAAAACTGGTCATGGCCACGGTACCGATATTGCTATTCTTCTGGGAATGGTTGGTGCTGATCCGGTAACATTTGACGTCAATGCAATTGACTCAACTATTGAAGCTATCAAAACCGGGCAGCAGCTATCTCTTGCAGGCAGCCATCAGATCTCTTTCAATTATACAGACGACCTTATTTTTCTATATCATGAAAGCCTTCCTTTTCACCCTAATGCAGTTACTTTTCAGGCATTTTTGAGTAACGGCACTGCATTCTCTGAAACTTATTATTCCATTGGAGGAGGCTTTGTAGTCAAAGAAGGTGAAACAGGCGGAGATAAAGAACAAGTAGAATTACCTTTCCCTGTTGAAATTGCAGGAGACTTATTACACTGGTGTTTAACCACGGGATTAAAGGTTTCTGAAGTGGTCATGGAAAATGAACTGATGTGGCGCACTGAGGCAGAAACTAAACACGGTATTCTCCAGCATTTTAAAGTCATGAAAGAATGTACTTTCAGAGGCTGCCATACAGGTGGATTTTTACCTGGCGGATTAAATGTTGGCCGCAGAGCTACAGCTTTAAATAAAAGACTGATTGGAAACAGACCGTACACCGACTATGAAAGCTGGATACAAGCAATCAGAGCCGGAGGAAATGGTTTTAATTATACTTTAGACTGGGTAAGTTGCTTCGCCCTGGCAGTGAATGAAGAAAATGCTTCATTTGGCCGCGTGGTTACCGCCCCTACAAATGGAGCTGCGGGAGTAATTCCGGCAGTATTACAATATTATATCGCTTTTTGCGATGGTTTTGATGAAGAGAAAATCATACAGTTCATTGCCTGTGCATCTGAAATAGGCAGTATCTTCAAAAAAGGAGCAACTATATCAGCTGCAATGGGTGGCTGTCAGGCTGAAATCGGCGTATCTTCTGCCATGGCTGCTGCTGCCCTGACCGAATGTATGGGAGGTTCACAACGACAGGTGATGATGGCAGCTGAAATTGCTATGGAACATCATCTGGGCTTAACCTGTGACCCTATTGGCGGTCTTGTACAGATTCCATGTATTGAGAGAAATACAATGGGTGCAATTAAAGCAATTACTGCAAGCCAGCTGGCCTTACAAAGTAATCCCGATAAAGCCAAAGTAAGTTTAGGTGCTGTTGTCAACACAATGTGGGAAACCGCATTGGATATGAACTCCAAGTACAAAGAAACTTCGGACGGTGGTTTAGCCACTAATATCCCGATCAGCTTACCGGAGTGTTAA